One segment of Castanea sativa cultivar Marrone di Chiusa Pesio chromosome 3, ASM4071231v1 DNA contains the following:
- the LOC142626913 gene encoding uncharacterized protein LOC142626913, with protein MSQNLENCHVGVENKLGVVRTATEDYAEEAIEALKAQKVIAVPTDTLYGFACDACSREAVNRIYEIKGRIHTSPLAICVGDVSDIKRFAVTDNLPHGLLDSLLPGPVTVVLTRGESSFLEKSLNPGLDSIGVRVPDCNFIRVIARGSGTALALTSANLSGQPSSVCIKDFENLWQHCDFVYDGGELPSGRAGSTVVDLTRLGKYKILRPGSAKEETVSILERHSLLEELTAT; from the exons atgtctcAGAATTTGGAGAATTGTCATGTGGGTGTTGAAAATAAGTTGGGTGTGGTTCGAACTGCCACAGAAGATTATGCTGAGGAGGCCATTGAAGCTCTTAAAGCTCAGAAGGTTATTGCAGTTCCTACTGATACACTCTATGGATTTGCCTGTGATGCTTG TTCTAGGGAAGCAGTTAATAGGATATATGAGATTAAAGGACGTATACATACAAGCCCTTTGGCAATATGTGTTGGGGATGTATCTGATATAAAGCGCTTTGCGGTCACGGACAATTTGCCACATGGCTTGCTTGATTCTCTACTTCCAGGGCCTGTTACTGTTGTCCTAACGCGAG GAGAGTCAAGTTTTCTCGAGAAGTCATTGAACCCAGGATTGGATAGTATAGGAGTCCGAGTGCCTGACTGTAACTTTATCAGGGTTATTGCTCGTGGTTCGGGAACTGCACTGGCCCTTACAAGTGCAAATCTGAGTGGCCAGCCAAGTAGTGTCTGCATCAAAGATTTTGAGAATTTATGGCAACACTGTGACTTTGTTTACGATGGGGGCGAGCTTCCATCTGGTCGAGCTGGCTCAACAGTTGTGGATCTCACCAGGCTAGGAAAGTACAAGATTCTTAGACCTGGAAG TGCTAAGGAAGAGACTGTTTCAATTCTTGAAAGACATTCTCTACTAGAAGAATTAACTGCTACTTGA
- the LOC142626914 gene encoding CLAVATA3/ESR (CLE)-related protein 45, which produces MVFNADRAFILLICIGILAVQLDKVTGLRSIDLALKQGQEDHWISAQNRRILKAVDTEGMNTDQKKSAQVNKKFNPNEASKRKVRKGSDPIHNRT; this is translated from the coding sequence ATGGTTTTTAATGCTGATAGAGCCTTCATCCTTCTTATCTGCATTGGAATCTTAGCAGTTCAACTAGATAAAGTTACTGGCTTAAGAAGTATAGACCTTGCCCTCAAGCAAGGCCAAGAAGATCATTGGATATCAGCACAGAATCGACGTATTCTTAAGGCTGTTGACACGGAGGGAATGAACACAGATCAGAAGAAGTCAGCACAAGTAAACAAGAAGTTCAATCCAAATGAAGCAAGCAAGCGGAAAGTACGAAAAGGATCAGATCCTATCCACAACAGGACTTAA
- the LOC142629162 gene encoding uncharacterized protein LOC142629162, with product MEDILYNWKKLSLTEEEDTKLSLSKSKNLCSKEFVLASKFLTKRALNVEAIGRTFKPLWRAKKDFKRFDGSTPARYLRFTNLKFWVQIHGLPMCMLNSETAIELGETLGQVTPCKNSSELVGGGDLLHVHVEIDVSKPLCRGRRIALDDNEEIWVSFKYEKLPNFCYWCGKTSFIVAPGMGDGLGGVSRPSQLSNTEKSSTTAARPTGESTARSEFGNPRTGKELEVLIWVKDPSVVFLAETLADEASLKEVQRNINFDNLFYVEKNPRGGGGLALYWKNSIDVHVDSFSKYHIDSIINKGGDEAWRFTGFYGEPATHKRVEAWNKLRLINTRHDLPWLCARDFNEITRSSEKLGGNNRSQAQMQLFRNVIDECRFLDLGYVGDQFTWRKHFVDGHSLWERLDSGLANHEWFMKFRGSKIHHLHSNSSDHSPMWITMDGLDIPSFAKPFRFKEMWLSDHECSNIVEAVWLSREEEEVHDHVIRKIDKCGKELRKWEWDCFGNVKIILSRKRKELKEAKKLAMRSGNNQQVHVL from the exons ATGGAAGATATTCTTTACAATTGGAAAAAACTCTCATTGACAGAGGAGGAAGATACCAAGCTTAGTCTGTCGAAGTCCAAAAACTTATGCAGCAAGGAGTTTGTATTGGCCTCAAAGTTTCTTACAAAGAGAGCCCTTAACGTGGAAGCAATAGGTCGCACGTTTAAACCCTTATGGAGAGCCAAAAAGGATTTCAAG AGATTTGATGGGTCTACACCAGCGAGGTATTTGAGGTTCACCAACCTAAAGTTTTGGGTGCAAATACATGGATTGCCGATGTGTATGCTTAATTCAGAGACGGCAATTGAATTAGGAGAAACACTCGGCCAAGTAACACCATGCAAGAATTCTAGTGAATTGGTGGGGGGGGGTGATTTATTACATGTTCATGTGGAGATTGATGTATCAAAGCCTCTTTGCCGAGGTCGAAGGATAGCACTGGATGATAATGAGGAAATCTGGGTTTCGTTCAAATATGAGAAACTTCCTAATTTTTGCTATTGGTGTG GGAAAACTTCATTCATTGTGGCTCCTGGTATGGGCGATGGTTTGGGTGGAGTCTCAAGACCTTCTCAACTTTCAAATACTGAGAAGTCCTCTACGACGGCAGCCAGACCAACCGGAGAAAGCACTGCACGGTCTGAATTCG GGAACCCGCGTACAGGGAAGGAGCTTGAAGTTTTGATTTGGGTAAAAGATCCCTCCGTTGTGTTTTTAGCCGAAACATTGGCGGATGAAGCTAGTCTAAAAGAAGTtcaaagaaatattaattttgacaATCTGTTTTATGTGGAAAAAAATCCTAGAGGTGGTGGGGGTTTGGCTCTCTATTGGAAAAATTCCATTGATGTTCATGTGGATTCTTTTTCCAAATACCACATTGATTCAATAATTAATAAAGGTGGCGATGAAGCATGGAGATTTACAGGTTTTTATGGAGAACCAGCAACACATAAGAGAGTTGAAGCATGGAATAAACTTAGGTTGATCAATACCAGACACGATCTTCCTTGGCTTTGTGCTAGGGATTTTAATGAAATCACAAGGAGCTcagaaaaattgggaggaaataATAGAAGTCAGGCTCAGATGCAACTTTTCAGGAATGTCATAGATGAATGCAGATTTCTTGATCTCGGATATGTGGGAGACCAATTTACATGGAGAAAACATTTTGTTGATGGACATTCACTGTGGGAGAGATTAGACAGTGGGTTGGCCAACCACGAGTGGTTCATGAAATTTAGAGGCTCAAAAATTCACCATTTGCACTCAAATTCTTCGGATCACTCTCCAATGTGGATCACCATGGATGGTTTGGACATTCCTTCTTTTGCAAAACCATTCAGGTTTAAAGAAATGTGGCTTTCTGATCACGAGTGCTCAAATATTGTTGAGGCGGTATGGCtatcaagggaagaagaggaagtTCACGATCATGTCATTCGCAAAATAGATAAATGTGGTAAAGAGCTTCGCAAATGGGAGTGGGACTGCTTTGGGAATGTCAAAATAATATTGAGCCGTAAGAGAAAGGAATTAAAGGAGGCTAAAAAATTAGCCATGAGATCTGGAAATAATCAGCAAGTCCATGTGTTGTAG
- the LOC142629163 gene encoding uncharacterized protein LOC142629163 — protein sequence MGFNEHWIRLMMLCVKTMTYFILVNREPKRRIPLTRGIRQGDPLSPFLFILCTEGLNGLINQAAQQGHIKGYSLCRNSSRLTRLLFADESVLFCKATIEECQRVLDILEVYGRCSGQQINQSKTTIFFSKSTSDDTRNQIKLALGAPEIIYIWEPQESSFSSHAWHSILKGRDVLLKGERWRGGCEEAISISNDAWLPSLEHPRVLSDMELGFEDGRVSDLINPFTRTWNLNLVHGLLSLDEAALVLSIPLSRTPMKDNIIWPFTPSGKYTDLQQATQALAIFQLSQQPLIQPTVISRPQPHAQWSPPPSNCLKLNFDGAVFPELGKAGLGVVVHDCQGNVIASLSEQVPLQFSPDIVESMAAARAMTFAKGLGLAEFILEGDSEASLSSFGHLLESAKSTLVTSKCITFSRVCRTGNKVVYNLARHTRHVRGLSLWVEDVSPHLFDVLFADPS from the exons ATGGGGTTCAATGAGCATTGGATTCGTCTCATGATGCTATGTGTCAAAACTATGACATATTTTATATTGGTGAATAGGGAACCCAAACGCAGGATCCCTCTAACAAGAGGCATTAGACAAGGAGACCCACTTTCTCCCTTCCTATTCATACTTTGCACTGAGGGCCTAAATGGGCTGATCAACCAAGCCGCTCAACAAGGTCACATCAAGGGCTATTCTCTTTGTAGAAATAGCTCACGCCTGACTCGCCTTTTATTTGCAGATGAGAGCGTGTTGTTTTGCAAGGCCACCATAGAGGAGTGCCAAAGAGTTCTGGACATATTGGAAGTGTATGGGAGATGTTCAGGTCAGCAGATTAACCAAAGTAAGACAACAATCTTCTTCAGTAAATCTACTAGTGATGATACCagaaatcaaataaagttgGCACTAGGGGCTCCAGAAATTATTTA CATTTGGGAGCCTCAAGAATCCAGCTTCAGTTCACACGCTTGGCATAGCATTTTAAAGGGAAGAGATGTTCTGCTCAAGGGTGAGAGATGGAGGGGTGGTTGCGAAGAGGCTATTAGCATTTCGAATGATGCATGGTTACCATCATTGGAGCACCCACGGGTCTTATCTGATATGGAACTAGGTTTTGAAGATGGGAGAGTTTCTGACCTCATTAATCCATTCACAAGAACATGGAACTTAAACTTAGTACATGGATTATTGTCACTCGATGAAGCTGCTTTGGTCCTCAGCATTCCATTGAGTCGCACTCCTATGAAGGACAATATCATTTGGCCCTTCACCCCCTCAGGTAAGTATACT GATCTCCAACAAGCTACCCAGGCCCTGGCCATTTTCCAACTGAGCCAACAACCCCTCATTCAACCTACAGTAATCTCTCGACCTCAACCCCATGCTCAGTGGAGTCCGCCTCCTTCGAATTGCCTTAAACTGAACTTTGATGGAGCCGTATTTCCGGAGTTGGGCAAGGCTGGTCTGGGGGTGGTAGTTCATGATTGTCAAGGAAATGTTATAGCCTCATTGTCAGAACAAGTCCCTCTACAATTTTCACCAGACATAGTGGAATCCATGGCAGCAGCAAGGGCGATGACCTTTGCAAAGGGACTTGGTCTTGCAGAATTTATACTCGAAGGAGATTCGGAAGCCTCACTATCTTCTTTTGGCCATCTTCTTGAGTCAGCTAAATCCACTCTAGTTACTAGTAAATGTATTACCTTCTCCCGTGTTTGTAGAACTGGTAATAAAGTAGTCTATAACTTAGCTAGACATACAAGACATGTCAGAGGTTTGTCATTGTGGGTGGAGGATGTTTCACCACACCTATTTGATGTACTCTTTGCCGACCCTAGCTGA